A genomic stretch from Natronomonas gomsonensis includes:
- a CDS encoding DUF7559 family protein encodes MPKTLEVVCTRNDCDLDMFELHYQYSMPDGTGVEAFSCPYCGESDGLEAIHA; translated from the coding sequence ATGCCCAAGACGCTCGAAGTCGTCTGTACGCGCAACGACTGTGATTTGGATATGTTCGAACTTCACTACCAGTACTCGATGCCAGACGGGACCGGCGTCGAGGCGTTTTCCTGTCCGTACTGCGGCGAAAGCGACGGGCTGGAGGCAATTCACGCATGA
- a CDS encoding Hsp20/alpha crystallin family protein translates to MIREVGESLGRAVLDGIGRASSRVQERKPLAADVLESDDAVLVVFDAPSATADDVDVSFENHTVTVRLDRFREFHDGYEMRFPGRGLGLKGSAELPEDASVEAGDAEATVTQNGTLEIHIPKTVDDGELDADA, encoded by the coding sequence ATGATTCGGGAGGTGGGGGAGTCGCTGGGTCGGGCCGTCCTCGACGGTATCGGCCGGGCGTCGAGTCGCGTCCAAGAGCGCAAGCCGCTGGCGGCGGACGTACTGGAGAGCGACGACGCCGTTCTCGTCGTCTTCGATGCACCCAGCGCGACGGCCGACGATGTCGACGTGAGTTTCGAGAACCACACAGTCACGGTTCGCCTCGACCGGTTCCGGGAGTTCCACGACGGCTACGAGATGCGCTTTCCGGGTCGGGGACTCGGCCTGAAAGGGTCGGCCGAACTGCCGGAGGATGCGTCCGTCGAGGCTGGCGACGCCGAGGCGACGGTGACCCAAAACGGGACGCTCGAAATCCACATCCCGAAAACAGTCGACGACGGCGAACTGGACGCCGACGCCTAA
- a CDS encoding NAD(P)/FAD-dependent oxidoreductase codes for MATGGQPPAEAPPSVAVVGCGVVGATVAVELARRDADVTVFEAGDVAAESSGRAAGICYDAFADAVDARIADRALERFRERGALIDHPYVWLARAGDDRSAEAMAEDVPRMQQQGRDVSVLDAADLESRWPTLETDDVARAAIARNAGYAEPAAYTRETAELAVTEGADLRTETPVELDDSGRVDGEDYDAVVVAAGAHTARLLDDAGYPIPVKAYRVQALLTEPTPLAGDVPMLYDATGDYYLRPRDGRLFVGDGTIPEEHDPTDWEESADGWFRENCGEYLNTAVGNSVPEWQSWAGLCTATPDGDPLVGERAPGLYVASGFQGHGFMRAPAIGEALAGEVLGEAGIGAFDPTRFEGDESFEIVEGMTLED; via the coding sequence ATGGCTACCGGAGGCCAACCGCCCGCCGAAGCGCCGCCGAGCGTCGCCGTCGTCGGCTGTGGCGTCGTCGGGGCGACCGTCGCCGTCGAATTAGCCCGACGGGACGCCGACGTGACGGTTTTCGAAGCCGGCGACGTGGCCGCCGAATCCAGCGGCCGAGCGGCTGGCATCTGTTACGACGCCTTCGCCGACGCCGTCGACGCCCGTATTGCCGACCGTGCGCTGGAACGGTTCCGAGAGCGTGGTGCACTCATCGACCACCCCTACGTCTGGCTGGCGCGGGCCGGCGACGACCGCAGTGCCGAGGCGATGGCCGAAGACGTCCCCCGCATGCAACAGCAGGGCCGGGACGTGTCGGTTCTCGACGCCGCCGACCTCGAATCCCGGTGGCCGACGCTGGAGACCGACGACGTAGCGCGGGCCGCCATCGCCCGCAACGCCGGCTACGCCGAACCCGCAGCGTACACCCGCGAGACAGCCGAACTTGCCGTCACCGAGGGCGCCGACCTCCGGACGGAAACGCCGGTCGAACTCGATGATTCAGGTCGGGTCGACGGCGAGGACTACGACGCCGTCGTCGTCGCAGCGGGCGCTCACACTGCCCGGCTACTCGACGACGCCGGCTACCCAATCCCCGTGAAAGCCTATCGTGTGCAGGCACTCCTGACCGAACCGACACCGCTTGCCGGCGACGTTCCGATGTTGTACGATGCCACCGGTGACTACTACCTCCGCCCCCGCGACGGCCGGCTGTTCGTCGGCGACGGGACGATTCCGGAGGAACACGACCCGACCGACTGGGAAGAATCAGCCGACGGTTGGTTCCGCGAGAACTGTGGAGAGTACCTAAACACCGCCGTCGGCAACTCGGTCCCGGAGTGGCAGTCGTGGGCGGGTCTCTGTACCGCCACGCCCGACGGCGACCCGCTGGTGGGTGAGCGTGCGCCCGGCCTCTACGTCGCGTCGGGCTTCCAGGGCCACGGCTTCATGCGCGCGCCGGCCATCGGCGAGGCACTCGCAGGCGAGGTGCTGGGCGAGGCAGGAATCGGCGCGTTCGACCCGACGCGGTTCGAGGGCGACGAGTCGTTCGAAATCGTCGAAGGGATGACGCTCGAAGATTAG
- a CDS encoding DUF7388 family protein produces MLTGTTLARAGIDAVALKPAEHDLDAALDLDVDTVVVDYEGREHLPDAETLSALSDAYDCYVTTPVRADGFDPLGDDGLLAGMPEAATRVLVAGNGAYLTDEESSRAIAPRLNAAREDAPEAWVGTEGIERVALAAGGTQFELLSRGTDRELRALRAAGFDGEVALYAPTVLSDDDDAILDAVGGYVARRGPVRRALPDGAATDADAAGRAREILLDAASDFALVGETDTVAERVTDLEAAGVDRIVAYPARGLAAFR; encoded by the coding sequence ATGTTGACCGGAACAACGCTGGCTCGCGCCGGCATCGATGCCGTCGCGCTGAAACCCGCCGAACACGACCTCGACGCGGCGCTGGACCTCGACGTCGACACCGTCGTCGTCGACTACGAGGGCCGAGAACACCTGCCGGATGCCGAGACGCTGTCGGCGCTTTCCGACGCCTACGACTGCTACGTAACGACACCGGTTCGGGCCGACGGCTTCGACCCCCTCGGCGACGACGGCCTGCTCGCGGGAATGCCGGAAGCGGCCACACGAGTCCTCGTCGCCGGCAACGGCGCGTATCTGACCGACGAGGAATCCAGCCGCGCCATCGCCCCACGGCTGAACGCCGCCCGCGAGGACGCCCCCGAGGCGTGGGTCGGAACGGAGGGCATCGAACGCGTCGCCCTCGCCGCTGGCGGCACGCAGTTCGAACTCCTCTCTCGGGGAACCGACCGCGAACTGCGGGCGCTGCGCGCCGCCGGCTTCGACGGCGAGGTCGCGCTGTACGCCCCGACCGTGTTGAGCGACGACGACGACGCGATTCTCGATGCCGTCGGCGGCTACGTCGCCCGCCGCGGCCCCGTCCGGAGGGCACTGCCCGACGGCGCCGCCACCGACGCCGACGCGGCAGGACGGGCCCGCGAAATCCTGCTGGACGCCGCGAGTGACTTCGCGCTCGTCGGGGAAACAGACACCGTCGCCGAGCGGGTCACCGACCTCGAAGCCGCGGGCGTCGACCGCATCGTCGCGTACCCGGCCCGCGGCCTCGCGGCGTTCCGCTGA
- a CDS encoding transcription initiation factor IIB produces the protein MSEHTRTRTTENETEREAERDEKAGCPECGGKLSADTEHGETVCRDCGLVVEEDEIDRGPEWRAFDSAEKDEKSRVGAPTTNMMHDKGLSTNIDWRDQDAYGNSLGARQRQKMQRLRKWNERFRTRDSKERNLKQALGEIDRMASALGLPDNVRETASVIYRRALDENLLPGRSIEGVSTASVYAAARQAGVPRSLDEVAGVSRVEKSEIARTYRYVVRELGLEIQPADPESYVPRFASDLDLSDEAENRARELLRNAKEQGVHSGKSPVGLAAAAVYAASLLTNEKTTQAAVSEVADISEVTIRNRYHELLEAEQDLAVV, from the coding sequence ATGAGCGAGCACACACGAACACGAACGACCGAGAACGAGACGGAACGGGAAGCCGAACGAGACGAGAAAGCGGGCTGTCCCGAATGCGGCGGGAAGCTCAGCGCGGATACGGAACACGGCGAGACGGTCTGCCGCGATTGCGGCCTCGTCGTCGAGGAAGACGAAATCGACCGCGGACCGGAGTGGCGCGCCTTCGACAGCGCCGAAAAGGACGAGAAATCCCGCGTCGGCGCCCCGACGACCAACATGATGCACGACAAGGGGCTGTCGACGAACATCGACTGGCGCGACCAGGACGCCTACGGCAACTCGCTGGGCGCCCGCCAACGTCAGAAGATGCAGCGACTCCGCAAGTGGAACGAACGGTTCCGCACGCGGGACTCCAAGGAACGCAACCTCAAGCAGGCGCTCGGCGAAATCGACCGCATGGCGAGCGCACTCGGCCTGCCGGACAACGTCCGAGAGACCGCCTCCGTCATCTATCGGCGGGCACTCGACGAGAACCTCCTGCCCGGCCGCTCCATCGAGGGCGTTTCGACGGCGTCGGTGTACGCCGCCGCCCGACAGGCTGGCGTCCCCCGTAGCCTCGACGAAGTCGCGGGCGTCTCCCGCGTCGAGAAGAGCGAAATCGCCCGCACCTACCGCTACGTGGTCCGGGAGTTGGGCCTGGAAATCCAGCCGGCGGACCCCGAGAGCTACGTCCCGCGGTTCGCAAGCGACCTTGACCTCTCGGATGAGGCCGAGAACCGCGCCCGCGAGTTGCTTCGGAACGCCAAAGAGCAGGGCGTCCACTCCGGGAAATCGCCGGTCGGACTCGCGGCGGCGGCCGTCTACGCCGCCTCGCTTCTGACCAACGAGAAGACGACACAGGCAGCGGTCAGCGAGGTGGCCGACATCTCGGAAGTCACCATCCGCAATCGGTATCACGAACTGCTCGAAGCCGAACAGGACCTCGCGGTCGTCTGA
- a CDS encoding flippase-like domain-containing protein, with product MTNREVSVVLPAYNEADTLERTVEVTLSTLSDFLPAGSFEVIVAEDGCDDATPELADRMAAEDDRVRHFHSDERLGRGGALERAFRASDGDVLVYFDTDLATDMRHLEELVESVRSGDYDVATGSRRIPGDKQNRQPERGVASTGYNSLVRLFLRSPLYDHQCGFKAFDREALLVLLDDVEDDHWFWDTEVLVRAQRAGYRVREFPVDWEPKGDTKVDLVRDVFGMGSQILRLWWQLGVKPRIDRRVTMAAGTALIVVALALMTVYLDPTEVLTALQSADTRLLGIATVVYLLSWPLRGLRYRDILGELGYRERVGFLTGAVFISQTGNLVFPARAGDALRAYIVKARRGIPYPSGFASLAIERVFDLLTITVLAGATFLGLAAAGVDVTAIGATQAPGEGESSGRTAVFVAAGVGAAAIAAVAVIVATARSDRNLVRATLGRVSSDSYVDYVAGVVERFTGDIQTVAQDRRSFALIGASSLLIWAIDVVTALVVFAAFGVDLALWELVAVGFFAVSVGNLAKVLPLSPGGIGLYEGAFSLIVLALTPVGWGVALAAAIADHAIKNLVTVAGGVASTLVFNVSLTTAVEEARDAESEGSVRE from the coding sequence ATGACAAACCGGGAGGTGAGCGTCGTCTTGCCCGCCTACAACGAGGCGGACACCCTAGAGCGCACCGTCGAGGTGACGCTGTCGACGCTTTCGGATTTCCTCCCCGCCGGCAGTTTCGAGGTCATCGTCGCCGAGGACGGCTGTGATGACGCCACGCCCGAACTCGCCGACCGGATGGCCGCCGAGGACGACCGGGTTCGACACTTCCACAGCGACGAGCGCCTCGGCCGCGGCGGCGCGCTGGAACGGGCCTTCCGCGCCAGCGACGGCGACGTGTTGGTGTACTTCGACACCGACCTCGCGACGGACATGCGACACCTCGAAGAACTCGTCGAGTCGGTCCGCTCCGGCGACTACGACGTGGCGACCGGGTCGCGCCGCATCCCCGGCGACAAACAGAACCGCCAACCCGAACGTGGCGTCGCCTCGACGGGGTACAACAGCCTCGTCCGGCTGTTCCTCCGCTCGCCGCTGTACGACCACCAGTGTGGGTTCAAAGCGTTCGACCGCGAAGCGCTGTTGGTGCTGCTCGATGACGTCGAGGACGACCACTGGTTTTGGGACACCGAGGTGTTGGTGCGTGCCCAGCGGGCCGGCTACCGCGTGAGGGAGTTCCCCGTCGACTGGGAACCGAAGGGCGACACCAAAGTCGACCTCGTCCGGGACGTCTTCGGGATGGGCAGTCAAATCCTGCGGCTATGGTGGCAACTCGGCGTCAAACCCCGCATCGACCGCCGGGTGACGATGGCCGCCGGCACCGCGCTCATCGTCGTCGCCCTCGCGTTGATGACCGTTTATCTCGACCCGACCGAGGTGTTGACGGCCCTGCAGTCCGCCGACACGCGTTTGTTGGGTATTGCCACCGTCGTCTACCTGCTGTCGTGGCCGCTTCGTGGGCTTCGATACCGCGACATCCTCGGCGAGTTGGGGTATCGGGAACGCGTCGGCTTTCTCACTGGGGCCGTCTTCATCAGTCAGACCGGGAACCTCGTCTTCCCGGCCCGTGCCGGCGACGCCCTCCGAGCCTACATCGTGAAGGCGCGACGCGGCATCCCCTACCCCTCCGGGTTCGCCTCGCTGGCAATCGAACGAGTGTTCGATTTGCTCACGATTACGGTGCTCGCGGGGGCGACGTTCCTCGGACTTGCGGCCGCCGGCGTCGACGTGACGGCCATCGGTGCGACGCAGGCGCCCGGGGAGGGCGAAAGCAGCGGTCGGACGGCGGTGTTCGTCGCGGCGGGCGTCGGTGCCGCCGCCATCGCCGCCGTCGCCGTCATCGTCGCGACCGCTCGCTCCGACCGAAACCTCGTTCGGGCGACGCTGGGTCGGGTCAGCAGCGACTCCTACGTCGACTACGTCGCGGGCGTCGTCGAACGCTTCACCGGCGACATCCAGACCGTCGCACAGGACCGCCGATCCTTCGCCCTCATCGGTGCCTCCAGCCTGCTCATCTGGGCCATCGACGTGGTGACGGCGTTGGTCGTCTTCGCCGCCTTCGGCGTCGACCTCGCGCTGTGGGAACTCGTGGCCGTCGGGTTCTTCGCCGTCAGCGTCGGCAACCTCGCGAAGGTGTTGCCGCTGTCGCCCGGCGGCATCGGGCTCTACGAGGGCGCGTTCTCGCTCATCGTGTTGGCGCTGACGCCCGTCGGCTGGGGCGTCGCACTGGCGGCGGCCATCGCCGACCACGCCATCAAGAACCTCGTCACCGTCGCCGGGGGCGTCGCCTCGACGCTCGTGTTCAACGTCTCGCTGACGACGGCCGTCGAGGAGGCACGGGACGCCGAAAGCGAAGGATCGGTCCGGGAGTAA
- a CDS encoding DNA-methyltransferase, with the protein MQTTHEVRIGDARELDLASESVELAVTSPPYPMVEMWDDSFAAQDDAVADALEADDGEAAFEAMHALLDEVWQGVADALVDGGIAAVNVGDATRRMDGRFRLFPNHARIIEGLSAAGLQQLPGIVWRKPTNSTNKFMGSGTLPTNAYATLEHEHVLLFRKGDTRQFPPKDADRYASAFFYEERNEWFSDCWKVRGTRQTRDSDDDARERSGAFPLEIPLRLVRMYSIRGDTVLDPFVGTGTTSLAALVAGRNSVGIERAPDLAEAFETRASNAPALSKRLAEERLQRHREFVADRNDRPKYEAEHYDTRVVTKKERNIELSTVAAVERANADPTRFRATHEPF; encoded by the coding sequence GTGCAGACGACCCACGAGGTGCGCATCGGCGACGCCCGCGAACTTGACCTCGCCTCCGAGAGCGTCGAGTTGGCCGTCACGTCGCCGCCGTACCCGATGGTGGAGATGTGGGACGACTCCTTTGCGGCCCAAGACGACGCCGTCGCCGACGCCCTCGAAGCGGACGACGGCGAGGCGGCTTTCGAGGCGATGCATGCCCTTCTGGACGAGGTGTGGCAGGGCGTCGCCGACGCGCTCGTCGACGGCGGCATCGCTGCGGTCAACGTCGGTGACGCCACCCGTCGAATGGACGGCCGGTTTCGGCTGTTTCCCAACCACGCCCGGATTATCGAGGGGCTGTCGGCGGCGGGCCTCCAGCAGTTGCCGGGCATCGTCTGGCGGAAGCCGACCAACAGCACGAACAAGTTCATGGGGTCGGGGACGCTGCCGACCAACGCCTACGCGACGCTGGAACACGAACACGTTCTGCTGTTCCGGAAGGGTGACACACGACAGTTCCCGCCGAAGGACGCCGACCGCTACGCCTCGGCGTTCTTCTACGAGGAGCGAAACGAGTGGTTCTCCGACTGCTGGAAAGTTCGGGGCACGCGACAGACCCGCGACAGCGACGACGACGCTCGCGAGCGCTCCGGAGCCTTCCCGCTGGAAATCCCGCTCCGGCTCGTCAGGATGTACTCGATTCGGGGCGACACGGTTCTGGACCCCTTCGTCGGCACCGGAACCACCTCGCTTGCGGCGCTCGTAGCGGGCCGCAACTCCGTCGGCATCGAGCGCGCTCCTGACCTCGCTGAGGCCTTCGAGACGCGGGCGAGTAATGCGCCCGCCCTCTCGAAGCGTCTCGCCGAAGAGCGCCTCCAGCGACACCGCGAGTTCGTCGCCGACCGAAACGACCGACCGAAGTACGAGGCCGAACACTACGATACCCGCGTCGTGACGAAAAAGGAGCGCAACATCGAACTGTCGACGGTCGCCGCCGTCGAGCGGGCGAACGCGGACCCGACGCGGTTCCGGGCGACCCACGAACCCTTTTAG
- a CDS encoding type I 3-dehydroquinate dehydratase has protein sequence MPLDFDSFTLAASTADLGEEPAARAHADCVEFRIDLADDPNEQLADYDGDLPLLVTNRADWEGGEASDEGRLDALAGALAHPSVEAVDIELAALEDGDGGDLLDRADDEDASVVVSTHDFEGTPSKGRLQSLLTRAGTYGDVAKLAVTAEDRSDALAVLSATHELTERGQRVATMAMGEAGSHTRAVAPVYGSKIGYAPVDPAKATAPGQYDLETLRSLVDSLV, from the coding sequence ATGCCCCTCGATTTCGATTCGTTCACGCTCGCGGCCTCGACTGCGGACCTCGGTGAGGAGCCAGCCGCCCGCGCCCACGCCGACTGCGTGGAGTTCCGAATAGACCTCGCCGACGACCCGAACGAGCAGTTGGCCGACTACGATGGCGACCTCCCGCTTTTGGTCACCAACCGCGCCGACTGGGAAGGGGGCGAGGCGAGCGACGAGGGCCGCCTCGACGCCCTCGCGGGTGCCCTCGCCCACCCATCGGTCGAAGCCGTCGATATCGAACTCGCCGCGCTGGAGGACGGCGACGGTGGCGACCTGCTGGACCGCGCCGACGACGAAGACGCCTCGGTCGTCGTCTCCACCCACGACTTCGAGGGAACGCCCTCGAAGGGGCGACTCCAGTCGCTTCTCACCCGCGCCGGCACCTACGGCGACGTTGCGAAGCTCGCGGTCACCGCCGAGGACCGGTCGGATGCCCTCGCCGTGCTGTCTGCGACCCACGAACTGACCGAACGTGGCCAGCGGGTGGCGACGATGGCGATGGGCGAGGCCGGCAGCCACACCCGCGCAGTCGCGCCCGTCTACGGGTCGAAAATCGGCTACGCGCCGGTCGACCCCGCGAAGGCGACTGCACCGGGGCAGTACGACCTCGAAACGCTGCGGTCGCTCGTCGATTCGCTCGTCTAG
- a CDS encoding aldehyde dehydrogenase family protein → MSNVTKTEGGAPDLDVESDWNRLFVGGEWLGPGDRETITVEDPSTREPWGEVPAGTVDDVDAAYEAAVSAQSTWADRDPSERAALVDRVHELMEDHEDAIAELLQVESGSAQLKSTVEFQTAVADVAEATTMPSRAGGDIRDSTIAGKENLVKREPAGVVAVIPPWNFPLHLAIRAVAPAVALGNAVVIKPASETPVTSGLVIAKLFEMAGAPSGLVNVVTGRGSSIGDRVAGHPDVDVVAFTGSTEVGRHVAKQAVDSLAFPAMELGGNGPSVVLEDADIDNAVSGSAFGSFSHQGQVCISINRHLVHESVYDEFVEGLAAKAEMLPAGSVHSPATFVGPIINESQRDQILNYIEETVDAGATLETGGGTVDVDGVEDSLVVEPTVLSDVTNDMTAACNEHFGPVAPVIPFSDDEEAIELANATEYGLAASVWSGDRNRAEDVADEIDAGMVHINDQPINEEPDVPFGGMKASGIGRFHGDAIVEELTETKWISVQREQRSFPF, encoded by the coding sequence ATGTCTAACGTTACCAAGACAGAAGGTGGCGCACCCGACCTTGACGTCGAGAGCGACTGGAACCGCCTGTTCGTCGGCGGCGAGTGGCTCGGACCTGGCGACCGCGAGACGATTACCGTCGAGGACCCCTCGACGCGAGAGCCGTGGGGAGAAGTACCGGCGGGAACCGTCGACGACGTGGACGCAGCCTACGAGGCCGCCGTGAGCGCCCAGTCGACGTGGGCCGACCGCGACCCCAGCGAACGGGCGGCGCTGGTCGACCGCGTCCACGAGCTGATGGAGGACCACGAAGACGCCATCGCCGAGTTACTGCAGGTCGAATCCGGCAGCGCACAACTGAAAAGCACCGTCGAGTTCCAGACGGCGGTCGCGGACGTGGCGGAGGCGACGACGATGCCCTCGCGGGCGGGCGGCGACATCCGCGATTCCACCATCGCCGGCAAGGAAAACCTCGTCAAGCGGGAGCCGGCGGGCGTCGTTGCGGTGATTCCGCCGTGGAACTTCCCGCTGCATCTCGCCATTCGGGCCGTCGCTCCGGCCGTCGCGTTGGGCAACGCCGTCGTCATCAAACCGGCCTCCGAGACGCCGGTGACGAGCGGTCTCGTCATCGCCAAACTGTTCGAGATGGCAGGTGCGCCCTCGGGCCTCGTCAACGTCGTGACGGGCCGTGGCTCCAGCATCGGCGACCGCGTCGCCGGCCACCCCGACGTGGACGTTGTGGCGTTCACGGGGTCGACCGAAGTCGGCCGACACGTCGCAAAGCAGGCCGTCGACTCGCTTGCCTTCCCCGCCATGGAGTTGGGTGGCAACGGCCCCAGCGTCGTCCTCGAAGACGCCGACATCGACAACGCCGTCTCCGGCAGCGCCTTCGGGAGTTTCTCCCATCAGGGGCAGGTGTGTATCTCCATCAACCGGCATCTCGTCCACGAGTCAGTGTACGACGAGTTCGTGGAGGGACTCGCAGCGAAAGCCGAGATGCTGCCGGCCGGGAGCGTCCACAGTCCCGCGACGTTCGTCGGTCCAATCATCAACGAGAGCCAACGGGACCAAATCCTCAACTACATCGAGGAGACCGTCGACGCGGGTGCGACGCTCGAAACCGGCGGCGGCACTGTCGATGTCGACGGTGTCGAAGACTCGCTGGTCGTCGAACCAACGGTCCTGTCGGACGTGACAAACGACATGACGGCAGCGTGTAACGAACACTTCGGCCCCGTCGCGCCCGTCATCCCCTTCTCCGACGACGAGGAAGCTATCGAGTTGGCCAACGCGACGGAGTACGGACTGGCCGCGTCGGTGTGGTCCGGCGACCGCAACCGCGCCGAGGACGTCGCCGACGAAATCGACGCCGGAATGGTCCACATCAATGACCAACCCATCAACGAGGAACCGGACGTGCCGTTCGGCGGGATGAAGGCCTCCGGTATCGGTCGGTTCCACGGCGACGCCATCGTCGAGGAGTTGACCGAGACGAAGTGGATTTCCGTCCAGCGCGAACAGCGGTCGTTCCCGTTCTAA
- a CDS encoding 3-dehydroquinate synthase II: MTRSVWLKADDAVGDWEARKRRITAGLEAGVDWVLVDQRDVDRVRELGSVNVAAFAGDDVHVMDAEQEEETEPDAVVVGKGGEGDGTVDLPSDFSGSADLTTLRRTEGTSGSYVRILDSDYETFAEEAAKDADFTIVVGEDWQIIPLENLIARIGEETDLVAGVQTAEEAKTAFETLELGADAVLLDTDSPDEIRATVEVRDATAREQLDLQYATVTAVEETGSADRVCVDTASMLDHDEGMLVGSMSRGLFFVHAETADSPYVASRPFRVNAGAVHAYVRTPGGETKYLAELKSGDDVQVVDTSGETRETIVGRAKIEQRPMFRVEAELENGDRIETLLQNAETIKVATESGRKAVTDLEAGDEVLVYYEDVARHFGEEVEESIIEQ, translated from the coding sequence ATGACACGCTCCGTCTGGCTGAAAGCCGACGACGCCGTCGGCGACTGGGAGGCGCGCAAGCGCCGCATCACCGCCGGTCTCGAAGCCGGCGTCGACTGGGTGCTCGTCGACCAGCGCGACGTCGACCGCGTGCGGGAACTCGGCTCCGTCAACGTCGCCGCCTTCGCGGGCGACGATGTCCACGTCATGGACGCCGAACAGGAGGAAGAAACCGAACCCGACGCCGTCGTCGTTGGCAAGGGCGGCGAGGGCGACGGCACCGTCGACCTCCCGTCGGACTTCTCGGGGTCGGCCGATTTGACGACCCTCCGTCGTACCGAAGGGACCTCCGGCTCGTACGTCCGCATCCTCGATTCCGACTACGAGACCTTCGCCGAGGAAGCCGCCAAGGACGCCGACTTCACCATCGTCGTCGGCGAGGACTGGCAAATCATCCCCCTCGAAAACCTCATCGCCCGCATCGGCGAGGAGACCGACCTCGTCGCGGGCGTCCAGACCGCCGAGGAGGCCAAGACCGCCTTCGAGACGCTCGAACTCGGCGCCGACGCCGTCCTGTTGGACACCGACAGCCCCGACGAGATTCGCGCCACCGTCGAGGTTCGTGATGCCACCGCCCGCGAACAACTCGACCTCCAGTACGCGACGGTGACGGCCGTCGAGGAGACCGGTTCGGCCGACCGGGTCTGCGTCGACACCGCCTCGATGCTCGACCACGACGAGGGGATGCTCGTGGGGTCGATGTCCCGCGGACTGTTCTTCGTCCACGCAGAAACCGCCGACTCGCCGTACGTCGCCTCCCGCCCGTTCCGCGTCAACGCCGGCGCCGTCCACGCCTACGTCCGGACGCCTGGCGGCGAGACGAAGTACCTCGCGGAGTTGAAATCCGGCGACGACGTACAGGTCGTCGACACCAGCGGCGAGACCCGCGAGACAATCGTCGGTCGCGCGAAAATCGAACAGCGACCGATGTTCCGCGTCGAAGCCGAACTGGAGAACGGCGACCGAATCGAGACGCTACTGCAGAACGCCGAAACCATCAAGGTCGCCACCGAATCGGGGCGGAAGGCTGTCACCGACCTCGAAGCCGGAGACGAGGTGTTGGTCTACTACGAGGACGTGGCGAGACACTTCGGCGAAGAAGTCGAAGAGAGCATCATCGAACAGTAA